The following proteins are co-located in the Clavibacter capsici genome:
- a CDS encoding ABC transporter ATP-binding protein — MSTSPPASPDPAASDRHGPRPGTVAVLMRLLPFARPAMPSIIAGMVVALVGSLLSLVIPQVLRGLVDGPLGDGDSAAVVPAVLLILGLGILEAAMIALRRWFVLKPGTLMEADMRNSFYRKLQRLPVAFHDRWQSGQLLSRMVSDLNLIRRWMAFGLVLFVVNILTILVGIGFLVSIDWRLGLGFLVCSIPLWVYGYLFEQKYSSVARLSQDQSGDLATSVEQSVHGIRVLKAFGRGKHMHDAFAEQAEELRGTEIKKAKAIAGIWLWLLLVPDLTFALALLGGVLLASAGEISVGDLVAFFATAAVLRWPIESIGFLLSMTFDARTAIDRYFEVMDEEDDITDPDEPARIAEPRGHLVFRGARFRYQDAAGDQADLVDGVDLDLQPGETMALVGVTGCGKSTLTALTTRLYDVTGGSIELDGVDIRDLRLDELRSRIAMAFEDATLFSSSVRDNVLLGRPDLADGGPEAERVLQEALDIAQAGFVRDLPDAVETTVGEEGLSLSGGQRQRLALARAVAAAPDVLVLDDPLSALDVDTEALVEAALRRVLASTTALIVAHRPSTVMLADRVALMQDGRITAVGRHTDLLATSEHYRFVISSLDVEGNTVREEASA, encoded by the coding sequence GTGTCCACCTCCCCGCCCGCATCGCCTGACCCGGCGGCCTCCGACCGGCACGGTCCCCGCCCCGGGACCGTCGCCGTGCTCATGCGGCTCCTGCCGTTCGCGCGCCCGGCCATGCCGAGCATCATCGCGGGGATGGTGGTCGCGCTCGTCGGATCGCTGCTCTCGCTCGTGATCCCGCAGGTGCTCCGCGGCCTCGTCGACGGCCCCCTCGGCGACGGCGACTCCGCCGCCGTCGTACCCGCCGTGCTCCTCATCCTCGGCCTCGGGATCCTCGAGGCCGCGATGATCGCCCTCCGCCGCTGGTTCGTGCTGAAGCCCGGCACGCTCATGGAGGCGGACATGCGGAACTCGTTCTACCGGAAGCTGCAGCGGCTCCCGGTGGCGTTCCACGACCGGTGGCAGAGCGGGCAGCTGCTGTCGCGCATGGTAAGCGACCTGAACCTCATCCGCCGGTGGATGGCGTTCGGCCTGGTGCTGTTCGTGGTCAACATCCTCACGATCCTCGTGGGCATCGGCTTCCTCGTCTCCATCGACTGGCGGCTCGGGCTCGGCTTCCTCGTCTGCTCCATCCCGCTGTGGGTGTACGGCTACCTCTTCGAGCAGAAGTACTCCTCGGTCGCGCGGCTCAGCCAGGACCAGTCGGGCGACCTCGCGACCAGCGTCGAGCAGTCGGTGCACGGGATCCGCGTGCTCAAGGCCTTCGGGCGCGGCAAGCACATGCACGACGCCTTCGCCGAGCAGGCGGAGGAGCTGCGCGGCACCGAGATCAAGAAGGCGAAGGCCATCGCGGGCATCTGGCTGTGGCTGCTGCTCGTGCCCGACCTGACCTTCGCGCTCGCGCTGCTCGGCGGCGTGCTGCTCGCGTCGGCCGGGGAGATCTCGGTGGGCGACCTCGTCGCGTTCTTCGCGACCGCGGCGGTGCTGCGCTGGCCGATCGAGTCGATCGGCTTCCTGCTCTCGATGACCTTCGACGCGCGCACGGCCATCGACCGCTACTTCGAGGTGATGGACGAGGAGGACGACATCACGGATCCGGACGAGCCCGCGCGCATCGCCGAGCCCCGGGGCCACCTCGTCTTCCGGGGCGCCCGCTTCCGGTACCAGGACGCGGCCGGCGACCAGGCCGACCTCGTCGACGGCGTGGACCTCGACCTGCAGCCGGGGGAGACCATGGCGCTCGTCGGCGTCACCGGCTGCGGCAAGTCCACCCTCACCGCGCTCACGACCCGGCTGTACGACGTGACCGGCGGCAGCATCGAGCTCGACGGCGTGGACATCCGCGACCTGCGGCTGGACGAGCTGCGCAGCCGGATCGCCATGGCCTTCGAGGACGCGACGCTGTTCTCCTCGAGCGTCCGCGACAACGTGCTGCTCGGCCGGCCGGACCTCGCCGACGGCGGGCCGGAGGCGGAGCGCGTGCTGCAGGAGGCGCTCGACATCGCGCAGGCCGGCTTCGTGCGCGACCTGCCCGACGCCGTCGAGACGACCGTGGGCGAGGAGGGGCTCAGCCTCTCCGGCGGCCAGCGCCAGCGGCTCGCCCTGGCGCGCGCCGTCGCCGCGGCGCCGGACGTGCTCGTCCTCGACGACCCGCTGTCGGCGCTCGACGTCGACACGGAGGCGCTCGTCGAGGCGGCGCTGCGCCGCGTGCTCGCGTCCACCACCGCGCTGATCGTGGCGCACCGCCCCTCGACCGTGATGCTCGCGGATCGGGTGGCGCTCATGCAGGACGGCCGCATCACGGCGGTCGGCCGGCACACCGACCTGCTCGCCACGAGCGAGCACTACCGGTTCGTCATCTCGAGCCTGGACGTGGAAGGGAACACCGTGCGCGAGGAGGCCTCAGCATGA
- the ddaH gene encoding dimethylargininase — translation MTDPRENDRTSDLSDQPDVIDGRTEHSESGTRVTRPVSSPGNPVRSSRSGATGTPFARALSAALVAAGVSAILGLLFSVLTLFSANQPGAAVLVTLLDYWTVHTLVAFVLLAALAGAGFYRRLWTTIVGSVAAAVIGALVGSLIGALGQGATVTGDIVGPLLETLLGLNLMFVLGVSLASVLLGRRLWIRLAGSPDASPRERVALVRIPSSRLVEGELTHRECQAVDAELADQQWERYVLALEEHGWSTREVPPADDHPDSVFVEDAVLVLGDTAVLLTSGADSRRGERTGVERALEELDLTVASIDLPATIDGGDVLEVGRTIYVGASTRTNAAGIRRLREIARPLGYRVVGVPVSRTLHLKSQVTALPDGTVIGYEPHVDEPSLFPSFLAVPEAEGAAVVALDEDTLLISAAAPRTAELLRGLGYEIVQVDVSEFEKLEGCVTCLSVRIG, via the coding sequence GTGACCGATCCCCGTGAGAACGACCGCACATCCGACCTGTCCGACCAGCCCGACGTCATCGACGGGCGCACGGAGCACTCCGAGAGCGGGACGCGAGTGACGCGACCGGTGAGCTCCCCCGGGAACCCGGTCCGCTCCTCGCGCTCCGGTGCCACCGGCACGCCGTTCGCCCGGGCGCTCTCGGCCGCCCTCGTCGCCGCTGGGGTCTCGGCGATCCTGGGTCTCCTCTTCAGCGTCCTGACGCTCTTCAGCGCGAACCAGCCGGGGGCGGCCGTCCTCGTGACGCTCCTCGACTACTGGACGGTGCACACCCTCGTCGCGTTCGTCCTCCTCGCGGCCCTCGCCGGCGCGGGGTTCTACCGGCGCCTGTGGACGACCATCGTCGGGTCCGTGGCAGCGGCCGTCATCGGCGCGCTCGTGGGCAGCCTGATCGGCGCGCTCGGACAGGGTGCGACCGTGACAGGCGACATCGTGGGCCCGCTGCTGGAGACGCTGCTCGGCCTCAACCTCATGTTCGTCCTCGGGGTGTCCCTCGCTTCGGTCCTCCTGGGCCGGCGCCTGTGGATCCGGTTGGCGGGGAGCCCGGACGCCTCGCCGCGCGAGCGCGTCGCCCTCGTGCGCATCCCGTCCTCGCGGCTGGTCGAGGGGGAGCTGACGCACCGGGAGTGCCAGGCCGTCGACGCCGAGCTCGCGGATCAGCAGTGGGAGCGGTACGTGCTCGCCCTCGAGGAGCACGGGTGGTCCACGAGAGAGGTGCCGCCGGCCGACGACCACCCCGATTCCGTCTTCGTCGAGGACGCGGTCCTCGTCCTCGGTGACACCGCCGTGCTGCTCACCTCCGGTGCCGACTCCCGGCGCGGGGAGCGCACCGGCGTCGAGCGGGCCCTCGAGGAGCTGGACCTGACGGTGGCCTCCATCGACCTGCCCGCCACCATCGACGGCGGTGACGTCCTCGAGGTGGGCCGCACGATCTACGTGGGTGCCAGCACCCGGACCAACGCCGCGGGCATCCGGCGGCTGCGGGAGATCGCCCGTCCGCTCGGGTACCGCGTCGTCGGCGTGCCGGTGAGCCGGACGCTGCACCTCAAGTCGCAGGTGACGGCTCTGCCCGACGGCACGGTGATCGGCTACGAGCCGCACGTCGACGAGCCGAGTCTGTTCCCGTCCTTCCTCGCGGTGCCGGAGGCGGAGGGCGCCGCGGTCGTCGCGCTCGACGAGGACACGCTCCTCATCTCCGCCGCGGCGCCGCGCACCGCCGAGCTGCTCCGGGGTCTCGGCTACGAGATCGTGCAGGTGGACGTCAGCGAGTTCGAGAAGCTCGAGGGCTGCGTCACGTGCCTGTCGGTGCGCATCGGCTGA